From the genome of Nomia melanderi isolate GNS246 chromosome 14, iyNomMela1, whole genome shotgun sequence, one region includes:
- the Vha100-1 gene encoding V-type ATPase subunit a family protein Vha100-1 isoform X1, which produces MGSLFRSEEMTLCQLFLQSEAAYACVSELGELGLVQFRDLNPDVNAFQRKFVNEVRRCDEMERKLRYLEKEIKKDGIPMLDTGENPEAPQPREMIDLEATFEKLENELREVNQNAEALKRNFLELTELKHILKKTQVFFDEAEHGGVVSQMADPSREEEQVTLLGEEGLRAGGQALKLGFVAGVILRERIPAFERMLWRACRGNVFLRQAEIETPLEDPSTGDQVFKSVFIIFFQGDQLKTRVKKICEGFRATLYPCPEAPADRREMSMGVMTRIEDLNTVLGQTQDHRHRVLVAAAKNIKNWFVKVRKIKAIYHTLNLFNLDVTQKCLIAECWVPVLDIETIQLALRRGTERSGSSVPPILNRMETFEDPPTYNRTNKFTKGFQVLIDAYGVASYREMNPAPYTIITFPFLFAVMFGDTGHGLIMFLFGGWMVLKEKGLAAKKSDNEIWNIFFGGRYIVFLMGLFSMYTGFIYNDVFSKSLNIFGSYWKINYDYSTIHSNKELQLNPSSKDEYDQIPYPIGMDPVWQLAENKIIFLNSYKMKISIIFGVIHMLFGVFVGLWNHLYFKRKLSITCEFIPQIVFLTFLFLYMVLLMFIKWVKYGPDTDGLDLQHSPYCAPSVLITFINMVLFNRGTAPEKCSPWMYYGQESFQKLLVVLAVLCIPWMLLAKPFMLMYNRKQQHYQLNNHGTENGDVEGGVDSIQPNSGVAQGGHKEEEEEEMSEMFIHQGIHTIEYVLGSVSHTASYLRLWALSLAHAQLSEVLWNMVMRNGLTRQGWAGGIVLWAVFAFWAVLTIGILVLMEGLSAFLHTLRLHWVEFQSKFYAGQGYSFQPFSFEIILDAAEATTED; this is translated from the exons ATGGGATCGCTTTTTCGAAGCGAGGAAATGACCTTGTGTCAACTGTTTTTGCAAAGTGAAGCAGCTTATGCTTGTGTATCAGAACTTGGAGAATTGGGACTGGTACAATTTCGAGAT CTCAATCCTGATGTCAATGCTTTTCAACGAAAATTTGTTAACGAAGTACGTCGCTGTGATGAAATGGAACGTAAATTACGGTATTTGGAAAAAGAGATTAAAAAAGATGGTATCCCAATGCTTGATACTGGAGAAAATCCAGAAGCTCCACAGCCTCGAGAAATGATAGATCTTGAAgcaacatttgaaaaattggaaaatgaatTAAGAGAGGTCAATCAAAATGCAGAAGCTCTCAAACGAAATTTCTTGGAATTAACTGAATTAAAGCATATACTCAAGAAGACTCAAGTTTTCTTCGATGAG GCTGAGCATGGAGGTGTCGTGTCGCAGATGGCAGACCCCAGCCGTGAGGAAGAACAAGTCACTCTCTTGGGTGAAGAGGGCCTCCGCGCTGGCGGCCAGGCTCTCAAGCTCGG tttcgtcgcAGGAGTGATTCTAAGAGAGCGCATTCCTGCATTTGAGCGCATGCTGTGGCGGGCATGCCGTGGCAATGTTTTCTTGCGTCAAGCTGAGATTGAAACTCCTCTCGAAGATCCTTCAACA GGAGACCAAGTTTTCAAGTCTGTGTTTATCATATTCTTCCAAGGAGATCAATTGAAAACTCGAGTTAAGAAAATTTGCGAAGGATTCAGAGCTACTTTGTACCCATGCCCTGAAGCACCCGCCGATCGCCGTGAAATGTCAATGGGTGTCATGACTCGAATTGAAGATTTAAATACA GTGCTTGGACAAACTCAAGATCATCGTCATCGAGTTTTAGTCGCTGCtgcaaagaatattaaaaattggttTGTGAAGGTCCGGAAGATCAAGGCGATTTATCAtactttaaatttattcaaCTTGGATGTTACACAGAAATGTTTGATTGCCGAGTGCTGGGTGCCGGTGCTAGATATCGAGACAATTCAACTTGCGTTGCGTCGCGGAACT GAACGCAGTGGCAGTTCCGTGCCGCCTATTTTAAATCGTATGGAAACATTTGAAGATCCTCCGACGTATAATCGAACAAACAAGTTTACGAAAGGATTTCAGGTTTTGATAGATGCATATGGAGTTGCTTCTTATAGAGAGATGAATCCAGCACCTTACACCATAATAACATTCCCATTTCTATTTGCTGTCATGTTTGGCGATACTGGCCATGGATTAATCATGTTCTTGTTCGGTGGGTGGAtggtattaaaagaaaaaggactTGCCGCAAAGAAATCAGATAATGAGATTTGGAACATCTTCTTCGGCGGACGATACATTGTCTTCTTAATGGGCTTGTTTTCAATGTATACTGGATTTATATACAACGATGTATTTTCTAAGTCACTGAACATCTTTGGGTCATATTGGAAAATTAACTACGACTATAGCACAATACACTCGAATAAGGAGTTACAATTAAATCCCAGCAGTAAAGATGAATATGATCAAATTCCTTATCCAATAGGAATGGATCCTGTGTGGCAACTTGCAGAAAACAAAATCATCTTTTTAAAttcgtataaaatgaaaatatcaatcatTTTTGGCGTTATACACATGTTGTTCGGTGTATTTGTTGGATTATGGAATCACTTGTACTTTAAAAGGAAACTTAGCATAACTTGTGAGTTTATTCCACAAATTGTATTCCTGACGTTCCTCTTTCTGTACATGGTACTTCTTATGTTTATCAAGTGGGTGAAGTATGGTCCTGATACTGATG GTCTTGATCTACAGCATAGTCCTTACTGCGCACCGTCCGTATTAATTACCTTCATTAACATGGTATTGTTTAATCGAGGAACTGCCCCAGAAAAGTGCAGTCCATGGATGTATTATGGTCAAGAATCATTCCAAAAACTTCTTGTAGTTCTAGCTGTCCTCTGTATCCCGTGGATGTTATTAGCAAAACCTTTCATGCTGATGTACAATAGAAAGCAGCAACATTACCAG ttaaaCAATCATGGAACTGAAAATGGTGATGTAGAAGGTGGTGTTGACTCAATCCAGCCAAATAGTGGCGTTGCTCAAGGTGGgcacaaagaagaagaagaagaagagatgaGTGAAATGTTTATTCATCAAGGAATTCACACCATTGAATATGTTCTTGGCAGTGTTTCTCATACTGCATCATATTTACGTTTATGGGCTTTATCGCTTGCTCATGCTC AATTATCAGAAGTATTATGGAACATGGTTATGAGAAATGGATTGACACGACAAGGATGGGCTGGTGGTATCGTTCTATGGGCTGTATTTGCATTTTGGGCTGTTTTAACCATTGGTATTCTAGTTCTTATGGAAGGATTATCAGCTTTTCTACATACATTACGACTTCATtg gGTCGAATTCCAAAGCAAATTTTATGCAGGACAAGGATACAGTTTCCAGCCATTCtcctttgaaattattttagatGCTGCGGAAGCTACTACAGaagattaa